From the genome of Pseudoliparis swirei isolate HS2019 ecotype Mariana Trench chromosome 10, NWPU_hadal_v1, whole genome shotgun sequence, one region includes:
- the LOC130200771 gene encoding 4-galactosyl-N-acetylglucosaminide 3-alpha-L-fucosyltransferase 9-like, translating into MACWTYLRPILFSIVAVLCFLHLFLSYRSDIQYPNFGIYTGRFCPAFLCAEKAQTNESNPDNSTELHNNPNSNRTQKIQAAAMDAEPDTLLLIWMWPFGFKFDLNCNGFNLSRCRITDDKSLYHKAHGLLFHHRDINGQLSNMPKLPRLTFQKWVWFNMESPTNSHPIPGLNRVFNLTCNYRLDSDIPVPYGYLEPVTSEDQSFKLPAKDKLVCWIVSNWNPEHRRVQFYNELRKHVEVHTYGRTFGKTLSDQEYQNTVLSCKFYLSFENSNDRDYITEKLYRPMTIGSVPIALGPSRQMYEDHVPADSFIHVNDFSTAKKLAQRLLYLDQNPVEYMRFFNWTSMFKVKHTYFGRDHACKTCKYLQNHRGYQAVNDLNGWYWG; encoded by the coding sequence ATGGCCTGCTGGACGTATCTGCGTCCTATTCTCTTCAGCATCGTGGCGGTGCTGTGCTTTCTCCACCTTTTCCTCTCGTACAGGTCTGACATCCAGTACCCCAACTTTGGAATTTACACGGGTCGCTTCTGTCCTGCATTTCTGTGTGCAGAGAAAGCGCAGACCAATGAGTCAAACCCCGACAACTCCACAGAGCTCCACAATAACCCGAATTCCAATCGAACCCAGAAGATCCAGGCAGCAGCAATGGATGCTGAGCCTGACACACTTTTGCTGATCTGGATGTGGCCATTTGGCTTCAAATTTGATCTCAACTGCAACGGTTTCAATTTGTCAAGATGCCGCATAACAGATGATAAGAGCCTCTACCATAAAGCCCACGGGCTTTTGTTCCACCACAGGGACATAAATGGACAGCTATCAAATATGCCCAAATTGCCACGCCTCACTTTTCAGAAATGGGTGTGGTTTAATATGGAGTCACCCACAAACTCACATCCAATCCCTGGACTTAATCGAGTCTTCAACTTGACGTGCAACTATCGCCTTGATTCAGATATCCCAGTGCCTTATGGATATCTGGAACCAGTGACATCTGAAGATCAGAGTTTTAAATTGCCGGCGAAGGACAAGTTGGTGTGTTGGATAGTGAGCAACTGGAACCCGGAGCACAGGAGAGTCCAGTTCTACAATGAACTGAGGAAACACGTCGAGGTCCATACTTATGGCCGCACCTTTGGCAAAACTCTAAGTGACCAAGAATATCAAAACACAGTTTTGAGTTGTAAATTCTACCTCTCTTTTGAAAACTCCAACGACAGAGACTACATCACAGAGAAGCTGTACAGGCCTATGACAATAGGAAGTGTCCCCATCGCTCTGGGCCCTTCAAGACAAATGTATGAGGACCACGTCCCAGCTGATTCTTTCATTCATGTCAACGACTTTTCTACTGCAAAGAAGTTGGCACAGCGGCTACTTTACCTTGACCAGAATCCTGTGGAGTACATGCGATTCTTTAACTGGACAAGCATGTTTAAAGTAAAACATACTTATTTTGGAAGAGATCACGCATGCAAAACCTGTAAATACTTACAAAACCACAGGGGGTACCAAGCTGTTAATGATCTGAACGGTTGGTACTGGGGTTGA